A stretch of Oncorhynchus gorbuscha isolate QuinsamMale2020 ecotype Even-year linkage group LG24, OgorEven_v1.0, whole genome shotgun sequence DNA encodes these proteins:
- the LOC124012349 gene encoding oxysterol-binding protein 1 isoform X3, whose translation MSEPKAPTPTPAGDTYKGWLFKWTNYIKGYQRRWFVLSNGLLSYYRTQAEMGHTCRGTINLATANIAVEDSCNFVISNGGAQTYHLKASSEVERQRWITALELAKAKAVRNQAESDDSGDECPTSPPTSGQGGGARNSNSEVQSTLRTLGSKVEDLSTCNDLIAKHGSALQRSLSELEGVRLGGDTDGKIRQVTERATLFRITSNAMINACRDFLALAQAHSKRWQKALHSERDQRIRLEETLEQLAKQHNHLERAFRGATVLPLSQSNPALNSKSLGSAKGDASDEDDENEFFDAMEDPAGFITVPADPKYHRRSGSNISGLSAETGIDDQSLCEEQSLGSNPESPQSLEVEPVRKRRTKIPDKPNYSLNLWSIMKNCIGKELSKIPMPVNFNEPISMLQRLSEDLEYYELLDKAAKCQSSLEQLCYVAAFTVSSYSTTVHRTGKPFNPLLGETYELDRLRESGYRSLCEQVSHHPPAAAHHAISERGWTLRQEISLASKFRGKYLSIMPLGSIQCVFEKSNNHYSWKKVTTTVHNIIVGKLWIDQSGEIDVVNHRTGDCCHLKFAPYSYFSRDVARKVTGVVTDKEGKAHYVLSGTWDEKMEFSRVMQSNKGENGTEGKQKTVYQTLKAKELWKKNPLPEGAETMYYFSSLALTLNESEEGVAPTDSRRRPDQQLMEAGRWDEANAEKQRLEEKQRSVRREREREAQRAANLPEEGAEGVEVAEDAVIEDSFITDSPLKTDAVEIGTEASQASDETDPDDSPPHTPSVHQDNYEAMWFERTEDVITGESMHVYKGGYWEAKDHGNWDMCPDIY comes from the exons ATGTCGGAGCCCAAGGCACCCACCCCGACTCCGGCTGGAGACACATACAAAGGATGGCTATTCAAATGGACAAATTACATCAAGGGCTACCAGCGACGATGGTTCGTCTTGAGCAACGGTTTACTCTCCTACTACAG GACCCAGGCAGAGATGGGCCACACGTGCCGGGGCACTATCAACCTGGCCACGGCCAACATCGCGGTGGAGGACTCGTGCAACTTTGTCATCTCCAACGGCGGGGCACAGACCTACCACCTGAAGGCCAGCTCTGAGGTGGAGCGGCAGCGCTGGATCACCGCCCTGGAGCTGGCCAAGGCCAAGGCTGTCCGTAATCAGGCCGAGTCTG atgactCTGGTGATGAGTGTCCGACGTCACCCCCTACCTCGGGACAGGGCGGAGGGGCACGTAACTCTAACTCAGAGGTACAGTCCACACTGCGCACACTGGGCAGCAAGGTGGAAGACCTGAGCACCTGCAACGACCTCATCGCCAAGCACGGCTCCGCCCTCCAAAG GTCCCTGTCAGAGCTGGAGGGGGTGCGTCTGGGAGGCGACACGGATGGCAAGATCCGGCAGGTGACGGAGAGAGCCACGTTGTTCCGCATCACCTCCAACGCTATGATCAAC GCATGCAGAGACTTCTTAGCGCTGGCCCAGGCCCACAGTAAGCGGTGGCAGAAAGCCCTGCATTCAGAGCGGGACCAGAGGATAAGGCTGGAGGAAACATTGGAGCAGCTCGCCAAGCAGCACAACCACCTGGAGAGGGCCTTCAGAGGGGCCACCGTACTGCCCCTCTCCCAGAGCAACCCTGCCCTGAACAGCAAGA GTTTGGGCTCAGCAAAGGGAGACGCAAGCGACGAGGATGATGAAAACGAGTTCTTTGACGCTATGGAGGACCCGGCAGGGTTCATCACTGTACCGGCCGACCCCAAGTATCACAG AAGGTCAGGAAGTAACATCAGTGGTCTCAGTGCTGAGACTGGAATCGATGACCAATCG CTTTGTGAAGAGCAGTCGTTGGGGTCCAATCCGGAGTCGCCCCAGTCCCTGGAGGTGGAGCCCGTGAGGAAGAGGCGGACCAAAATCCCAGACAAGCCCAACTATTCGCTGAACCTCTGGAGCATTATGAAGAACTGCATTGGCAAAGAGCTCTCCAAGATCCCCATGCCT GTGAACTTCAACGAGCCCATCTCCATGCTGCAGCGTCTATCCGAGGACTTGGAGTACTACGAGCTCCTGGACAAGGCGGCTAAATGCCAgagctctctggagcagctgTGCTACGTGGCTGCCTTCACCGTATCATCCTACTCCACTACGGTCCACCGCACAGGGAAACCCTTCAACCCCCTACTGGGGGAGACCTACGAACTGGACCGGCTGAGGGAGAGCGGCTACCGCTCACTGTGTGAACAG GTGAGTCACCACCCGCCTGCAGCTGCTCATCATGCCATCTCAGAGAGAGGCTGGACCCTCCGACAGGAGATCTCCCTCGCCAGCAAGTTCAGGGGAAAATACCTCTCCATCATGCCTCTGG GCTCTATCCAATGTGTGTTTGAAAAGAGTAACAATCACTACTCGTGGAAGAAAGTAACTACAACAGTACACAATATCATTGTGGGCAAATTGTGGATCGACCAG TCGGGAGAGATAGACGTGGTGAACCACCGGACCGGCGACTGCTGCCATCTCAAGTTCGCCCCGTACAGCTACTTCTCCAGAGACGTGGCCAGGAAGGTGACTGGTGTGGTGACCGACAAGGAGGGTAAGGCCCACTATGTGCTGTCAGGGACGTGGGATGAGAAGATGGAGTTCTCCAGGGTGATGCAGAGCAATAAGGGAGAGAACGGAACCGAGGGCAAACAGAAGACCGTCTACCAGACGCTCAAAGCCAAGGAGCTCTGGAAGAAGAACCCACTACC CGAGGGAGCGGAGACTATGTACTACTTCTCGTCGCTGGCGCTGACGCTCAACGAGTCCGAGGAGGGCGTGGCGCCCACCGACAGCCGGCGACGGCCCGACCAGCAGCTGATGGAGGCGGGCCGGTGGGACGAGGCCAACGCCGAGAAGCAGCGGCTGGAGGAGAAGCAGAGGAGCGTCCGccgcgagagggagagagaggcccagCGTGCAGCCAACCTGCCCGAGGAGGGGGCAGAAGGGGTGGAGGTAGCGGAGGACG CTGTCATTGAGGACTCTTTCATCACTGACTCGCCTTTGAAAA CCGATGCAGTGGAGATTGGTACGGAAGCGAGCCAGGCTTCGGACGAAA cGGACCCCGACGATTCTCCACCTCACACTCCAA GCGTCCACCAGGACAACTATGAGGCGATGTGGTTCGAGCGGACTGAGGACGTCATCACGGGAGAGTCCATGCACGTCTACAAGGGGGGCTACTGGGAGGCGAAGGACCACGGCAACTGGGACATGTGCCCAGATATAtattga
- the LOC124012349 gene encoding oxysterol-binding protein 1 isoform X1: protein MSEPKAPTPTPAGDTYKGWLFKWTNYIKGYQRRWFVLSNGLLSYYRTQAEMGHTCRGTINLATANIAVEDSCNFVISNGGAQTYHLKASSEVERQRWITALELAKAKAVRNQAESDDSGDECPTSPPTSGQGGGARNSNSEVQSTLRTLGSKVEDLSTCNDLIAKHGSALQRSLSELEGVRLGGDTDGKIRQVTERATLFRITSNAMINACRDFLALAQAHSKRWQKALHSERDQRIRLEETLEQLAKQHNHLERAFRGATVLPLSQSNPALNSKSLGSAKGDASDEDDENEFFDAMEDPAGFITVPADPKYHRRSGSNISGLSAETGIDDQSLCEEQSLGSNPESPQSLEVEPVRKRRTKIPDKPNYSLNLWSIMKNCIGKELSKIPMPVNFNEPISMLQRLSEDLEYYELLDKAAKCQSSLEQLCYVAAFTVSSYSTTVHRTGKPFNPLLGETYELDRLRESGYRSLCEQVSHHPPAAAHHAISERGWTLRQEISLASKFRGKYLSIMPLGSIQCVFEKSNNHYSWKKVTTTVHNIIVGKLWIDQSGEIDVVNHRTGDCCHLKFAPYSYFSRDVARKVTGVVTDKEGKAHYVLSGTWDEKMEFSRVMQSNKGENGTEGKQKTVYQTLKAKELWKKNPLPEGAETMYYFSSLALTLNESEEGVAPTDSRRRPDQQLMEAGRWDEANAEKQRLEEKQRSVRREREREAQRAANLPEEGAEGVEVAEDAVIEDSFITDSPLKTDAVEIGTEASQASDETDPDDSPPHTPTSRGPPLSEYQMDDMEGHYGAAVKSVHQDNYEAMWFERTEDVITGESMHVYKGGYWEAKDHGNWDMCPDIY, encoded by the exons ATGTCGGAGCCCAAGGCACCCACCCCGACTCCGGCTGGAGACACATACAAAGGATGGCTATTCAAATGGACAAATTACATCAAGGGCTACCAGCGACGATGGTTCGTCTTGAGCAACGGTTTACTCTCCTACTACAG GACCCAGGCAGAGATGGGCCACACGTGCCGGGGCACTATCAACCTGGCCACGGCCAACATCGCGGTGGAGGACTCGTGCAACTTTGTCATCTCCAACGGCGGGGCACAGACCTACCACCTGAAGGCCAGCTCTGAGGTGGAGCGGCAGCGCTGGATCACCGCCCTGGAGCTGGCCAAGGCCAAGGCTGTCCGTAATCAGGCCGAGTCTG atgactCTGGTGATGAGTGTCCGACGTCACCCCCTACCTCGGGACAGGGCGGAGGGGCACGTAACTCTAACTCAGAGGTACAGTCCACACTGCGCACACTGGGCAGCAAGGTGGAAGACCTGAGCACCTGCAACGACCTCATCGCCAAGCACGGCTCCGCCCTCCAAAG GTCCCTGTCAGAGCTGGAGGGGGTGCGTCTGGGAGGCGACACGGATGGCAAGATCCGGCAGGTGACGGAGAGAGCCACGTTGTTCCGCATCACCTCCAACGCTATGATCAAC GCATGCAGAGACTTCTTAGCGCTGGCCCAGGCCCACAGTAAGCGGTGGCAGAAAGCCCTGCATTCAGAGCGGGACCAGAGGATAAGGCTGGAGGAAACATTGGAGCAGCTCGCCAAGCAGCACAACCACCTGGAGAGGGCCTTCAGAGGGGCCACCGTACTGCCCCTCTCCCAGAGCAACCCTGCCCTGAACAGCAAGA GTTTGGGCTCAGCAAAGGGAGACGCAAGCGACGAGGATGATGAAAACGAGTTCTTTGACGCTATGGAGGACCCGGCAGGGTTCATCACTGTACCGGCCGACCCCAAGTATCACAG AAGGTCAGGAAGTAACATCAGTGGTCTCAGTGCTGAGACTGGAATCGATGACCAATCG CTTTGTGAAGAGCAGTCGTTGGGGTCCAATCCGGAGTCGCCCCAGTCCCTGGAGGTGGAGCCCGTGAGGAAGAGGCGGACCAAAATCCCAGACAAGCCCAACTATTCGCTGAACCTCTGGAGCATTATGAAGAACTGCATTGGCAAAGAGCTCTCCAAGATCCCCATGCCT GTGAACTTCAACGAGCCCATCTCCATGCTGCAGCGTCTATCCGAGGACTTGGAGTACTACGAGCTCCTGGACAAGGCGGCTAAATGCCAgagctctctggagcagctgTGCTACGTGGCTGCCTTCACCGTATCATCCTACTCCACTACGGTCCACCGCACAGGGAAACCCTTCAACCCCCTACTGGGGGAGACCTACGAACTGGACCGGCTGAGGGAGAGCGGCTACCGCTCACTGTGTGAACAG GTGAGTCACCACCCGCCTGCAGCTGCTCATCATGCCATCTCAGAGAGAGGCTGGACCCTCCGACAGGAGATCTCCCTCGCCAGCAAGTTCAGGGGAAAATACCTCTCCATCATGCCTCTGG GCTCTATCCAATGTGTGTTTGAAAAGAGTAACAATCACTACTCGTGGAAGAAAGTAACTACAACAGTACACAATATCATTGTGGGCAAATTGTGGATCGACCAG TCGGGAGAGATAGACGTGGTGAACCACCGGACCGGCGACTGCTGCCATCTCAAGTTCGCCCCGTACAGCTACTTCTCCAGAGACGTGGCCAGGAAGGTGACTGGTGTGGTGACCGACAAGGAGGGTAAGGCCCACTATGTGCTGTCAGGGACGTGGGATGAGAAGATGGAGTTCTCCAGGGTGATGCAGAGCAATAAGGGAGAGAACGGAACCGAGGGCAAACAGAAGACCGTCTACCAGACGCTCAAAGCCAAGGAGCTCTGGAAGAAGAACCCACTACC CGAGGGAGCGGAGACTATGTACTACTTCTCGTCGCTGGCGCTGACGCTCAACGAGTCCGAGGAGGGCGTGGCGCCCACCGACAGCCGGCGACGGCCCGACCAGCAGCTGATGGAGGCGGGCCGGTGGGACGAGGCCAACGCCGAGAAGCAGCGGCTGGAGGAGAAGCAGAGGAGCGTCCGccgcgagagggagagagaggcccagCGTGCAGCCAACCTGCCCGAGGAGGGGGCAGAAGGGGTGGAGGTAGCGGAGGACG CTGTCATTGAGGACTCTTTCATCACTGACTCGCCTTTGAAAA CCGATGCAGTGGAGATTGGTACGGAAGCGAGCCAGGCTTCGGACGAAA cGGACCCCGACGATTCTCCACCTCACACTCCAA CCTCACGTGGGCCGCCCCTCTCAGAGTATCAAA TGGATGACATGGAAGGTCATTATGGAGCTGCGGTCAAAA GCGTCCACCAGGACAACTATGAGGCGATGTGGTTCGAGCGGACTGAGGACGTCATCACGGGAGAGTCCATGCACGTCTACAAGGGGGGCTACTGGGAGGCGAAGGACCACGGCAACTGGGACATGTGCCCAGATATAtattga
- the LOC124012349 gene encoding oxysterol-binding protein 1 isoform X5, with the protein MSEPKAPTPTPAGDTYKGWLFKWTNYIKGYQRRWFVLSNGLLSYYRTQAEMGHTCRGTINLATANIAVEDSCNFVISNGGAQTYHLKASSEVERQRWITALELAKAKAVRNQAESDDSGDECPTSPPTSGQGGGARNSNSEVQSTLRTLGSKVEDLSTCNDLIAKHGSALQRSLSELEGVRLGGDTDGKIRQVTERATLFRITSNAMINACRDFLALAQAHSKRWQKALHSERDQRIRLEETLEQLAKQHNHLERAFRGATVLPLSQSNPALNSKSLGSAKGDASDEDDENEFFDAMEDPAGFITVPADPKYHRRSGSNISGLSAETGIDDQSLCEEQSLGSNPESPQSLEVEPVRKRRTKIPDKPNYSLNLWSIMKNCIGKELSKIPMPVNFNEPISMLQRLSEDLEYYELLDKAAKCQSSLEQLCYVAAFTVSSYSTTVHRTGKPFNPLLGETYELDRLRESGYRSLCEQVSHHPPAAAHHAISERGWTLRQEISLASKFRGKYLSIMPLGSIQCVFEKSNNHYSWKKVTTTVHNIIVGKLWIDQSGEIDVVNHRTGDCCHLKFAPYSYFSRDVARKVTGVVTDKEGKAHYVLSGTWDEKMEFSRVMQSNKGENGTEGKQKTVYQTLKAKELWKKNPLPEGAETMYYFSSLALTLNESEEGVAPTDSRRRPDQQLMEAGRWDEANAEKQRLEEKQRSVRREREREAQRAANLPEEGAEGVEVAEDAVIEDSFITDSPLKSVHQDNYEAMWFERTEDVITGESMHVYKGGYWEAKDHGNWDMCPDIY; encoded by the exons ATGTCGGAGCCCAAGGCACCCACCCCGACTCCGGCTGGAGACACATACAAAGGATGGCTATTCAAATGGACAAATTACATCAAGGGCTACCAGCGACGATGGTTCGTCTTGAGCAACGGTTTACTCTCCTACTACAG GACCCAGGCAGAGATGGGCCACACGTGCCGGGGCACTATCAACCTGGCCACGGCCAACATCGCGGTGGAGGACTCGTGCAACTTTGTCATCTCCAACGGCGGGGCACAGACCTACCACCTGAAGGCCAGCTCTGAGGTGGAGCGGCAGCGCTGGATCACCGCCCTGGAGCTGGCCAAGGCCAAGGCTGTCCGTAATCAGGCCGAGTCTG atgactCTGGTGATGAGTGTCCGACGTCACCCCCTACCTCGGGACAGGGCGGAGGGGCACGTAACTCTAACTCAGAGGTACAGTCCACACTGCGCACACTGGGCAGCAAGGTGGAAGACCTGAGCACCTGCAACGACCTCATCGCCAAGCACGGCTCCGCCCTCCAAAG GTCCCTGTCAGAGCTGGAGGGGGTGCGTCTGGGAGGCGACACGGATGGCAAGATCCGGCAGGTGACGGAGAGAGCCACGTTGTTCCGCATCACCTCCAACGCTATGATCAAC GCATGCAGAGACTTCTTAGCGCTGGCCCAGGCCCACAGTAAGCGGTGGCAGAAAGCCCTGCATTCAGAGCGGGACCAGAGGATAAGGCTGGAGGAAACATTGGAGCAGCTCGCCAAGCAGCACAACCACCTGGAGAGGGCCTTCAGAGGGGCCACCGTACTGCCCCTCTCCCAGAGCAACCCTGCCCTGAACAGCAAGA GTTTGGGCTCAGCAAAGGGAGACGCAAGCGACGAGGATGATGAAAACGAGTTCTTTGACGCTATGGAGGACCCGGCAGGGTTCATCACTGTACCGGCCGACCCCAAGTATCACAG AAGGTCAGGAAGTAACATCAGTGGTCTCAGTGCTGAGACTGGAATCGATGACCAATCG CTTTGTGAAGAGCAGTCGTTGGGGTCCAATCCGGAGTCGCCCCAGTCCCTGGAGGTGGAGCCCGTGAGGAAGAGGCGGACCAAAATCCCAGACAAGCCCAACTATTCGCTGAACCTCTGGAGCATTATGAAGAACTGCATTGGCAAAGAGCTCTCCAAGATCCCCATGCCT GTGAACTTCAACGAGCCCATCTCCATGCTGCAGCGTCTATCCGAGGACTTGGAGTACTACGAGCTCCTGGACAAGGCGGCTAAATGCCAgagctctctggagcagctgTGCTACGTGGCTGCCTTCACCGTATCATCCTACTCCACTACGGTCCACCGCACAGGGAAACCCTTCAACCCCCTACTGGGGGAGACCTACGAACTGGACCGGCTGAGGGAGAGCGGCTACCGCTCACTGTGTGAACAG GTGAGTCACCACCCGCCTGCAGCTGCTCATCATGCCATCTCAGAGAGAGGCTGGACCCTCCGACAGGAGATCTCCCTCGCCAGCAAGTTCAGGGGAAAATACCTCTCCATCATGCCTCTGG GCTCTATCCAATGTGTGTTTGAAAAGAGTAACAATCACTACTCGTGGAAGAAAGTAACTACAACAGTACACAATATCATTGTGGGCAAATTGTGGATCGACCAG TCGGGAGAGATAGACGTGGTGAACCACCGGACCGGCGACTGCTGCCATCTCAAGTTCGCCCCGTACAGCTACTTCTCCAGAGACGTGGCCAGGAAGGTGACTGGTGTGGTGACCGACAAGGAGGGTAAGGCCCACTATGTGCTGTCAGGGACGTGGGATGAGAAGATGGAGTTCTCCAGGGTGATGCAGAGCAATAAGGGAGAGAACGGAACCGAGGGCAAACAGAAGACCGTCTACCAGACGCTCAAAGCCAAGGAGCTCTGGAAGAAGAACCCACTACC CGAGGGAGCGGAGACTATGTACTACTTCTCGTCGCTGGCGCTGACGCTCAACGAGTCCGAGGAGGGCGTGGCGCCCACCGACAGCCGGCGACGGCCCGACCAGCAGCTGATGGAGGCGGGCCGGTGGGACGAGGCCAACGCCGAGAAGCAGCGGCTGGAGGAGAAGCAGAGGAGCGTCCGccgcgagagggagagagaggcccagCGTGCAGCCAACCTGCCCGAGGAGGGGGCAGAAGGGGTGGAGGTAGCGGAGGACG CTGTCATTGAGGACTCTTTCATCACTGACTCGCCTTTGAAAA GCGTCCACCAGGACAACTATGAGGCGATGTGGTTCGAGCGGACTGAGGACGTCATCACGGGAGAGTCCATGCACGTCTACAAGGGGGGCTACTGGGAGGCGAAGGACCACGGCAACTGGGACATGTGCCCAGATATAtattga
- the LOC124012349 gene encoding oxysterol-binding protein 1 isoform X2, with amino-acid sequence MSEPKAPTPTPAGDTYKGWLFKWTNYIKGYQRRWFVLSNGLLSYYRTQAEMGHTCRGTINLATANIAVEDSCNFVISNGGAQTYHLKASSEVERQRWITALELAKAKAVRNQAESDDSGDECPTSPPTSGQGGGARNSNSEVQSTLRTLGSKVEDLSTCNDLIAKHGSALQRSLSELEGVRLGGDTDGKIRQVTERATLFRITSNAMINACRDFLALAQAHSKRWQKALHSERDQRIRLEETLEQLAKQHNHLERAFRGATVLPLSQSNPALNSKSLGSAKGDASDEDDENEFFDAMEDPAGFITVPADPKYHRSGSNISGLSAETGIDDQSLCEEQSLGSNPESPQSLEVEPVRKRRTKIPDKPNYSLNLWSIMKNCIGKELSKIPMPVNFNEPISMLQRLSEDLEYYELLDKAAKCQSSLEQLCYVAAFTVSSYSTTVHRTGKPFNPLLGETYELDRLRESGYRSLCEQVSHHPPAAAHHAISERGWTLRQEISLASKFRGKYLSIMPLGSIQCVFEKSNNHYSWKKVTTTVHNIIVGKLWIDQSGEIDVVNHRTGDCCHLKFAPYSYFSRDVARKVTGVVTDKEGKAHYVLSGTWDEKMEFSRVMQSNKGENGTEGKQKTVYQTLKAKELWKKNPLPEGAETMYYFSSLALTLNESEEGVAPTDSRRRPDQQLMEAGRWDEANAEKQRLEEKQRSVRREREREAQRAANLPEEGAEGVEVAEDAVIEDSFITDSPLKTDAVEIGTEASQASDETDPDDSPPHTPTSRGPPLSEYQMDDMEGHYGAAVKSVHQDNYEAMWFERTEDVITGESMHVYKGGYWEAKDHGNWDMCPDIY; translated from the exons ATGTCGGAGCCCAAGGCACCCACCCCGACTCCGGCTGGAGACACATACAAAGGATGGCTATTCAAATGGACAAATTACATCAAGGGCTACCAGCGACGATGGTTCGTCTTGAGCAACGGTTTACTCTCCTACTACAG GACCCAGGCAGAGATGGGCCACACGTGCCGGGGCACTATCAACCTGGCCACGGCCAACATCGCGGTGGAGGACTCGTGCAACTTTGTCATCTCCAACGGCGGGGCACAGACCTACCACCTGAAGGCCAGCTCTGAGGTGGAGCGGCAGCGCTGGATCACCGCCCTGGAGCTGGCCAAGGCCAAGGCTGTCCGTAATCAGGCCGAGTCTG atgactCTGGTGATGAGTGTCCGACGTCACCCCCTACCTCGGGACAGGGCGGAGGGGCACGTAACTCTAACTCAGAGGTACAGTCCACACTGCGCACACTGGGCAGCAAGGTGGAAGACCTGAGCACCTGCAACGACCTCATCGCCAAGCACGGCTCCGCCCTCCAAAG GTCCCTGTCAGAGCTGGAGGGGGTGCGTCTGGGAGGCGACACGGATGGCAAGATCCGGCAGGTGACGGAGAGAGCCACGTTGTTCCGCATCACCTCCAACGCTATGATCAAC GCATGCAGAGACTTCTTAGCGCTGGCCCAGGCCCACAGTAAGCGGTGGCAGAAAGCCCTGCATTCAGAGCGGGACCAGAGGATAAGGCTGGAGGAAACATTGGAGCAGCTCGCCAAGCAGCACAACCACCTGGAGAGGGCCTTCAGAGGGGCCACCGTACTGCCCCTCTCCCAGAGCAACCCTGCCCTGAACAGCAAGA GTTTGGGCTCAGCAAAGGGAGACGCAAGCGACGAGGATGATGAAAACGAGTTCTTTGACGCTATGGAGGACCCGGCAGGGTTCATCACTGTACCGGCCGACCCCAAGTATCACAG GTCAGGAAGTAACATCAGTGGTCTCAGTGCTGAGACTGGAATCGATGACCAATCG CTTTGTGAAGAGCAGTCGTTGGGGTCCAATCCGGAGTCGCCCCAGTCCCTGGAGGTGGAGCCCGTGAGGAAGAGGCGGACCAAAATCCCAGACAAGCCCAACTATTCGCTGAACCTCTGGAGCATTATGAAGAACTGCATTGGCAAAGAGCTCTCCAAGATCCCCATGCCT GTGAACTTCAACGAGCCCATCTCCATGCTGCAGCGTCTATCCGAGGACTTGGAGTACTACGAGCTCCTGGACAAGGCGGCTAAATGCCAgagctctctggagcagctgTGCTACGTGGCTGCCTTCACCGTATCATCCTACTCCACTACGGTCCACCGCACAGGGAAACCCTTCAACCCCCTACTGGGGGAGACCTACGAACTGGACCGGCTGAGGGAGAGCGGCTACCGCTCACTGTGTGAACAG GTGAGTCACCACCCGCCTGCAGCTGCTCATCATGCCATCTCAGAGAGAGGCTGGACCCTCCGACAGGAGATCTCCCTCGCCAGCAAGTTCAGGGGAAAATACCTCTCCATCATGCCTCTGG GCTCTATCCAATGTGTGTTTGAAAAGAGTAACAATCACTACTCGTGGAAGAAAGTAACTACAACAGTACACAATATCATTGTGGGCAAATTGTGGATCGACCAG TCGGGAGAGATAGACGTGGTGAACCACCGGACCGGCGACTGCTGCCATCTCAAGTTCGCCCCGTACAGCTACTTCTCCAGAGACGTGGCCAGGAAGGTGACTGGTGTGGTGACCGACAAGGAGGGTAAGGCCCACTATGTGCTGTCAGGGACGTGGGATGAGAAGATGGAGTTCTCCAGGGTGATGCAGAGCAATAAGGGAGAGAACGGAACCGAGGGCAAACAGAAGACCGTCTACCAGACGCTCAAAGCCAAGGAGCTCTGGAAGAAGAACCCACTACC CGAGGGAGCGGAGACTATGTACTACTTCTCGTCGCTGGCGCTGACGCTCAACGAGTCCGAGGAGGGCGTGGCGCCCACCGACAGCCGGCGACGGCCCGACCAGCAGCTGATGGAGGCGGGCCGGTGGGACGAGGCCAACGCCGAGAAGCAGCGGCTGGAGGAGAAGCAGAGGAGCGTCCGccgcgagagggagagagaggcccagCGTGCAGCCAACCTGCCCGAGGAGGGGGCAGAAGGGGTGGAGGTAGCGGAGGACG CTGTCATTGAGGACTCTTTCATCACTGACTCGCCTTTGAAAA CCGATGCAGTGGAGATTGGTACGGAAGCGAGCCAGGCTTCGGACGAAA cGGACCCCGACGATTCTCCACCTCACACTCCAA CCTCACGTGGGCCGCCCCTCTCAGAGTATCAAA TGGATGACATGGAAGGTCATTATGGAGCTGCGGTCAAAA GCGTCCACCAGGACAACTATGAGGCGATGTGGTTCGAGCGGACTGAGGACGTCATCACGGGAGAGTCCATGCACGTCTACAAGGGGGGCTACTGGGAGGCGAAGGACCACGGCAACTGGGACATGTGCCCAGATATAtattga